The genomic window TTTTACTAAAAATACTTGAACCATCTATAACTGCCAATTCTGCTATTTTATCTATTAGATTCTCATCCTTCAGATAATCTTTTAGCCTAAACGATACGCCACTTAACTGAGACACTTTCTCTAAAAAACTATCAATCATATCTATAAAACCCTGATTTGTATAACCTTTTTGTGTATAAACAGAAAGTTGTTCTAACTCACTTTTTATAGAATTTTCCATATATCTTAACGACTCAACAAGATAAACACCCACGGCAATACCATGGGGAATATGTAAAACAGAACCTGTAGCATGCGCAAGGCTATGATTGATTCCAACCATGGCATTTGAAAATGCAATACCAGCCAGTGTTGAGGCTAAGGCCATATTAAATCTATGGGTTTTATCCTGTTTTTGTATCGAATCTATTAGGTTGTCAAGTATCAATGAAATCGATGTAGTTGCAAATACCCTGCTTATCGGGTTTGTTGCAATCGAAATATATGCCTCTATTGCATGACTTAAAGCATCTATACCGCTTGAAGCTGTGAGTTTTTTGGGCATTGTCATTGTCATGACTGGATCAATAATAGCAGCATCGGGTAGAATTTTTTCATCTGCAAGTGCAACCTTTCTATTTTGCTTTTCATCAAAAATAACCGCCACAGTGGTAACTTCTGAACCTGTGCCAGCTGTTGTGGGTATAACAATAAAAGGTAGTGTATCATGCTCCAGATTATTGGCACCGGCCAGATCGTCAAGTTCGTTTTTATTCGATGAAATAAGCATATTCAATGCTTTTGCAGAATCTATGACAGAACCACCGCCGACTGCAATAATTCCATCACAATTTTTACTTTGAAACAATTCTTTAGCTTTTTTAATCGATGTCGTTGACGTTTCAGGCGGTATGTCATCAAAAACAGTTAAATTTGTTATGCCACCTTCTTTTAAAGCTTTAAACACGAATTTCAATAAATTACTCTTTTTTACACCATCATCGCTTACGATAATAGGATTGATAACATTAAGTGCTTTTAGTTGCACAGGAAGAGAAAAAATCGCGTTATCTCCGGCTATTATTTTTACTGGACTAAAGAATTCAAACAGCATTTTTACCACCTTCTTGATTTTTTTAAGCCTACACTGTAGTTTTTTAGCATTAATTTAATCTCTTCAGTTGTTTTACTTTCAGGGTTTTTCTCCAGGTATCTTGTGATAAATGATGGGAAAATGATGTGGTTTAGCCGCTTAATTGCCCTCAAAATAATCAGGGCATAAGATATATCACCTTTAAGCTTTACCATATTTTTAGCAAATGCATCATCTAAAGAAATGCCACCTGTAAACAACAAAGACGCCCAGCATAATGTTTTTATTGTTATTGTTAAATCGTTGTATGGATTTTTTGTGTTTAAAATTCCATTGAACTTTACAAAATCAATGCATCCATAATTTTCAATGCATATGGAAAACTTAAAACCATTGGGAAGAGAGGCGAGTATACCGTTCATCTTTGTATCTTCAAAAGACAGATAAGAAAAGCTTCGCCTGAAGATAAATATCAGGGGTTTCAATAACAAAATTTTATCCGTGTAATAGCAATCTATTCTCATAATTGCAGTACCACCTCAAATGCATCTCTTATAGCATTTTCTATTTTTCCCGGTTTTTTGGCATCTCCAATAACAAAAACTTTAGATGGGAATTCCTTTTTAAGTTCCTCTGCTATTGAATTTTCCTGCTTATAACCTGTGGCGATTATAACAGCATCCGCCTCAATAAATAACTCCCTGCTGTCAGCTGTTTTTACTACAACACCGTTTTCTTTTATTGATTTAGCTGTTGTGTTAACCATAAATTCTACGCCGGCCCTTTTTAGTCTTAAAAGTTCAGCCCAGCGTGTAGATTTGCCAATATCCTTTCCTATATCATCCAGCATCTCTATTACAGTTATCTTTTTGATTGGTTGGGTAGCAAGATTTATTACTTTTTGACACTCCTCAGCATTCCATTCCAGTAAAAATTTTGCCTGTTCGCCATCCAATGTTGAATTGTCAATTATGTAGTTTGCTACATCCACACCAACAGCACCACCGCCGATTATCACAACTTTTTCACCTATAACAGCTTCTCCTCTTAATACATCTTCAGCATTTTTAACATTTACTGAATTAATACCATCGATATCAGGGATAAAGGGTTTCGAGCCAGTTGCCACAATAAAATAATCAAAACCCGATTTTTTTAGTTCTTCAATGGTGGGTTTACTATTTAGCTTAATAGATACATTTAAATTATCCAGAAGGGTTTTATAATATTCTATAATCTTTTTAAAATCCTTTTTTGCATGTGGAGCTGCAACAATATCCATCTTGCCGCCGATCTTACTGCCTTTTTCGTATATGGTAACCCTGTGATTTTTTTGAGCAAGATATACAGCAGCTGTTAAGCCAGCTATACCCCCGCCTATTACGGCAATATTTAGCTGTTTATCTGAAATCTTTAAACTATCTTCAGATAATTTTTCTTCTTTTCCTGCAAATGGATTAACGACGCATTGGGATGGTTTTCCCTGAAGAATTCTATCAAAACACATCTGATTACACGACAGACATGGTCTTATAAACCCTGTTTTGCCTTCCCTTGCCTTTAGGGGCAGGTATGGATCTGCAATTAATGGTCTTGCAAAGTTAACCATATCTCCCCATCCATACCTGAGTAGTTGTTCTGCTATTTGAGGGGTTGATATCCTGTTTGATATAATCGTTGGCTTACCTGTGGCTTTTTTTATACCGTATGCAAGATATTTAAAGGTTGCATGCGGTTGATGAGAGGTTATCTGAGGCACCCTTGTTTCATGCCAGCCTCCAGTTACATTGAATAAATCTATACCTGCCTTTGAAAACGCCTTTGCAACCTCCTTAATGGTATCAGAGTCATTTGAGTTTTCCATGAAATCACTACCACCAAGACGAATGGAGAGAATTTTATCTATACCAATAACGTTTCTTACTTTTTCTATAACTTCAAGACCAAATCTCATCCTATTTTGAAGGTTTCCACCATACATATCATCCCTTTTGTTTGTCAAAGGTGATAAAAATTGTGATATGAGATAACCTGCTGATGCTAAAATTTCAACACCATCGAAACCAGCCTCAATGGCTCTTTTGGCAGCATTGGCAAAGTCATCCTCTATTGCCTGGATTTCTTCTATTGTCAACTGTTTGGGCTGGGCTTTTGTTAATCTTGAAGGTATAGGTGAGGGAGCTACCGGTTGTTGGGAAATAAGAAACGGATGTGCATATCTGCCTGCATGGTAAAGTTGGGCAATTAGCACTGTGGGACCCTGTTGTTTCAGTGTTTCTACAAAGTTCTTTAAACCCGGTATATATTTATCATCATCCAGACCCACAAGCATCGGACCGCCGGCTGTTGCATTTATAGAACATCCCCCAATTACAATTAATCCAACACCACCTTTAACTCTTTCTCTATAAAATGCTGTAAATTGCTCTGTTATGTAACCATTTGGAGTATAATTTAAATGCATGGGTGGCATTGCAATCCTGTTTGGTATTACTGTACTATTTACAGTAATAGGTGAAAATAATAGCTTAAAATCCATCTTATCCTCCCTCTTTTTACTATATTAATGCTTGTAAATATAAATTTTTTACGTTATCAAAAATACCTAAATGTATCAGTTGCTTTTTAAGTAGCTCTGGGTTTTCTAAAAAATCTTTAAAAAAGGCAATTTCACCGGCTTTAATAAACTTTTTGAAAGGATTATTGTCTTTAACAATTTTCATTACGGTTTCATAGACAGTACAATTGTTCAAGCATTGTTTAATGGATATTATTCTGCTAAACATCTTTGAAACATAGAATAAAACTATCTCTTCAACTGAACTAACTTCTCTATGGCCAGGGAGTATTTTGTATTTTTTTATTTTTTTTAGTTTATTCAGAGTATCACAGTAGGATTCGTAACTTCTGAATCTTGCGCCACTTTCCATCTTAACATCGATAAGTGGGGTTTGAAAAATACCTTTTAGTAATATATCACCAGTTATTGCGTATTTGTTTGTTAAATAAACAATATCATCAGATGAATGTCCACCGCAATGTATATAATCTATGCCCAATGTTCTTATTTCTGTTGCAATGTCTTCCAATGGAGAAGGATTTTTAGGGAAGTTGACAAGAAAGCTTTTGACTATACTTTCAACCTCTGTTAGATCTTTTGAAGGAAAACCTAATGATCTAAAAATTTCTTTTGTTAATTTTATTCTTTTTTCTCCCTGAGTGTGTTTTAATATATCATTTTTTGATATTACAATTTTGGTTTTTGAGTGTTCCTCTATAAATGCTGCAGCGCCATAATGATCCGCATGACAGTGAGTTATAAGCAGATATTTTAGATCTTTTAAATTTATGTGTGACTTTAAAAAGTTAAAACAGGAGGGTGTGGGAGGACCTGTGTCAAATAGAACAAGCCCCCCCACACTGTGGAGGGTATAGATGTGGACAGCACCTACAGGATAGGGTGTATTAAGGGTGAAAACTTGCGGTTCATTAGAACGGGTATTTGCCATTATTCTCAATCATATAATTTGCCACATCACGTTTTGCAGTTAATAATCCAGCGGCTTCGTATTTTGTAAATCTTCTGATTCCACTCAGTATAGCCGTTAGATTATCTCCTTCTTCCACAAAGAATGCACCCTTATTGGCAGCCTTTTTTATGTTTTCGTTCTGCTCAAATGTGAATGTCTTAACAAGACCCTCAATGAGCTTTTTCTTTGCATCACTCAATGAATCATAGATTTTATCAGCCCTTAAAACAGCACTTTCTATTGCAAAGATACCCATAGCTATATCTGCAAGAGCAAAGAGTATTTCCTGTTCGTATTTAATTTTATCCATATACTTCTGGGTTGCAGCGCCTGCCAAGATCAAGAACATGGTTTTAAGATTCTTGATGAGCATCTTTTCCCTTGCAAATCTAATCGATTCATCAACCTCTTCAAAGCTTGGTGTCATGAGGGCATCTAAGGCTTCTTTTGCCTTTGCTACAAGTGGTAATTCACCTTTCATGGCTTTTTTAAGCAACATACCAGGTATTAGGTATCTGTTTATTTCATTTGTTCCCTCAAAAATTCTGTTTATCCTTGAGTCTCTGTAGTATCTTTCGGCCGGATAGTCTGTAACAAATCCATATCCACCATAGATCTGAACAACCTCATCAACAACCTTATCCAATGCCTCAGAACAAAAGACCTTTGTAATTGAACACTCTGTTGCGTAATCTTCTAATGCCTTGTGGTAGTATTTGTAATATTCAGGATTGCTTTTGTCTACCTCAATTTCGGCAACCCTCTGATCGTACAATCCTGCAAGTCTGTATGCTAAAGATTCAGCACCATAGATCAAGGAAGTCATATCTGCAATCTTTTCCTTGATTGCTCCAAAGCTGGATATAGGCATTTTAAACTGTTTTCTTTCATTTGCGTATGCTACAGCATCCTCTAAAGCTGCTTTTGCAGCACCCACAGCTGCAGCACCTAAAATAAACCTTCCCTCATCAAGCACCTGGAATGCAATCTTATGACCTTCACCGATCTTACCCAATACATTCTCTACAGGCACTTTAACATTATCGAACATGATTTGGGCTGTAGAGGAGCCCCTGATGCCCAATTTGTCTTCTTCTCTACCTATGCTTACACCATCAAAACTTCTCTCAACCAGTAGCGCAATATATTCACCTTCAGGTGTTTTTGCAAAAACGGTGTAAAGATCTGCTATACTCCCGTTTGTAATAAACTGTTTTGTTCCGTTAAGAATGTAGTATTTGCCATCTTCGGAGAGTTTTGCTGTAGCTCTTAAACCCAATGCGTCTGTTCCAGCATCTGGCTCGGTTAAGCAATAAGCAGCAATCCATTCACCTGTTACTAATTTTTCTAAATATTTATCCTTTTGCTCTTTTGTGCCGTAATAGATTAAAGGCAAAGAACCTATACCTGTGTGTGCTGCATAAGCAACGGAGAATGAGCCAGCAGGTGCAACTTTTTCTACTACACATGCTCCTGTTGTTAGACCAAGATCCATTCCGCCGTATTCCTCCGGTGCGTATATAGCAAACAGACCTAATTCTCCAGCCTTTTTCATTTTTTCAACAAGCAGGGTAAAGTCGTGGTTGGAGTTGTCCATATCGGGGACAAAAGGCAAGACCTCATTTTTTATGAATTGCTCCGTTGTTTCCATCATCTGTTTTTGTTCTGGGGATAAATTCTCGGGTGTAAATACATCATCTTTTGAAATTTCTTTAATTAGATATTCACCACCCTTTAAAACTTCAGACATTGTTCTAAACCTCCTTTTTATACTAATTCAAATAATCCGGCAGCACCCATTCCACCGCCGATACACATTGTTTCCAGTCCATATTTAACATTTCTTCTTCTCATTTCATTAATGAGGGTTGCAGCAAGTTTAGCACCCGTTGCTCCAAGTGGATGACCTAAAGCTATTGCTCCACCGTTTACATTTATTGTATCCATTATATCATTCCAGCCAAGGGCTCTAATGCAGGCAAGTGATTGAGCCGCGAATGCCTCATTGAGTTCTATTAGGCCAATATCGTCCATTGTTATACCTTCAAGTTTTTTGACTATATTTAGCAATTTAGGAACAGCTGCTATTGGTCCTTCTCCCATCATGTGTGGCTCTACGCCTGCCACGGCGTAGGCAACAAACCGAGCCATTGGATCCTTCTGAATCTTTTTTAGATAATCTTCACTTACCACAAGAACGGCAGCAGCAGCATCTGTCATCTGAGAGGAGTTTCCAGCTGTTACAGTGCCATCCTTTTTGAATGCTGGTTTGAGTTTTGAAAGTGTTTCAATGGTTGTTTCGGGTCTTGGACCATCATCAATATCAACGATTTTTTTGACTTTTTTGACTTTATTACCTTCAAGAATCGTTTGTTCTACCTCAACAGGTATAATTTCGTCCTTAAATTTGCCTTCGTTAATGGCTTTTACAGCTTTCATATGGGAGTTATAAGCAAATTCGTCCTGGTCTTCTCTTGAAATATTGTGTTTCTGTGCAACAAATTCTGCTGTTAAACCCATTGGTGTGTAGGTCTCTGGCCAGGTAGCTATGAGTTCAGGGTTTGCAGAGTATTTAATGCCGCCCATTGGAACCATGGTCATGGACTCGGTTCCACCTGCTATAACACAATCAACAAAGCCAGCCATTATTTTTTCTGCTGCGATTGCTATGGTTTGAAGACCTGAGGAGCAAAATCTGTTTACCGTCATGGCAGGAACCTGATACGGCAATCCTGCCTTATGAGAGGCAATTCTTGCTACATTCATTCCCTGTTCAGCCTCTGGAAATGCACACCCCAATATTACATCGTCAATTGTCATTGGGTCTATACCGGTTTTTTCAATTAATCCCTTTATCGCAATAGCTGCTAAATCATCGGGTCTTAAGTCCTTAAATTGACCCTTGCCAAATCTACCCTTCCTTGATGTTCTACATCCCGGTGTTCTGTAGGCTGCTAAAATGTATGCGTTTCTACTCATCTTTAAACCTCCTATTAGTTTCTTAATGGTTTGCCTGTTTTAAGCATATGTTGAATTCTTTCGATAGTTTTCTTTTCTCCACACAACGACAGGAAAGCCTCTCTTTCTAAATCAAGCAGATATTCTTCTGTAATCATCGTTGCAGGTGCAACATCACCACCGCACATTACATAGGCAATTTTTTCGCCCACTTTCATATCGTATTCGCTGATGTAGTTTCCTTTATACATTGTCCAAAGCATATTTTTAATTGTAGCAAAAGCATCTCTTCCTGGTGCCGGCAGGTTGGTAGCTGGCTTTTTAGGTCTATAATTCCTTGCAAGGGCTAAAGCAACCTGTTTTGCATCGTATATGAGGTTGTCGATATCCATTGTAACTGAATCACTGTCATCCATGTATCCAAGCTCAAAAGCCTCTCTTGCAGATGTAGAAACCTTTGCCATGGCTATATTTTCGAAGTATTTGGCAAGGAATGGTATAAAATCAGGAGCCTTGAATCTTTTTACTAATTCCATTACTCTCAGAGCCATCTCTTTTGTACCACCACCAGCAGGTATTAATCCAACGCCTACCTCTACAAGACCCATGTATGTTTCAGCATGTGCAACAATGGCATCACAGTGCAAGCATGTTTCACATCCGCCACCCAAAGTCATCTGGAAGGGCGCCGCAACAACAGGCACTCTTGCATATTTGAATCCCATTGTCATATTCTGGAACTGCTTTACAGCCATATTAATTTCATCAAACGCACCTTCGGCAATAGATGTGGCTATCAGGAAAAGGTTTGCTCCAACAGAGAATGTTCTTCCCTGATTAGAAATAACTAAAGCAACTCCTTCCTCTTCTGCTCTTTTAATAGCTTTTTTAGCCATAGAGACAATCTCTGCACCGATAGCGTTCATCTTTGTATGGAATTCAAGGTTAAATACACCATCGCCCAAATCTATAATAGATGCACCACTGTTTTGCTCAACAAGATTGCCTGTTTTTTTGAGAATATCTAAGTTAATGTATGTTTCTTTTCTTGGAACTTCTTTGTATTCTCCGCTTAGAATATCAAAGTAGAGTTCCTTTGCACCATCAAGTTTATAGAATACTTCTATATTCTCTAATTTTTCAGGCAGAGCTACTCCATCCTCTTTTGCTTTCTTTACAAACTGATTTACACCAATAGCATCGAATAACTCAAACGGTCCCATCTGCCAGTTATATCCCCACTTCATTGCGTTATCTACATTGACAACATCGTCTGCAATTTCGGGAATTCTTTTAAAGGAATAAATCAGAATATCTCTAAGCAGTCTCCATGCGAACTGAGCAGCTTTATCTTTACCATTAATGAGGATATTTATCTTTTCTTTAAGCGATTTTCCCTGCGAGGCTGCTTGAGTGGATGGAAATGAAGGTTTTGTAGCAGGTTTATATTCGCCTGTTTTTATATCATAGTAATATACAACTTTTTTGCCCTCTACTTTTTCCTTCTTATAAAAACCCTGTTTTGTTTTGTTACCTAAGAGACCCTTTTTTACCATATCTTCAAGAAAGGCGGGTACTTTATATATTTCTCTTTCATCATCTATTGAAGGATCCAGAAGTTGGTAGGTGTTGTTTGCCACATGAACCATTGTGTCTATTCCTACAAGATCTGCGAGTCTAAAAATGGCTGTTTTTGGAAGACCGATTAAAGGCCCTGCAATAGAATCGACTTCCTCAACTGTCAAATCCAGATCTTGCATATGCTTCAAAGCTGCAAACATTGCATAGACGCCTATTCTGTTACCTATAAAGTTTGGAGTATCCTTTGCATAAACTATGCCCTTGCCAAGCCTAAACGATATAAAATCAGCCATAAATTTAACTATTTCAGGATCTGTGTATTTGGATGGCACAATCTCCATAAGTCTCATGTATCTCGGTGGATTAAAGAAATGCGTTATCAAGAAGCGCTTTTTTAAATCATCCGGCACAACCTCTGCCATCTCATTAATGGAAAGACCACTTGTATTGGATGAAAGAATTGCTGTATCGGAAATATTAGGGATAATTTTATCTTTGAGAAGAGATTTCTTAATATCCATATTTTCTACAACAACCTCTATAACCCAGTCACAGTCTCTGATCTTTGCCATATCATCTTCGAAGTTACCTATCTCTATGTTGTTTATGTAATCTTTATGATATAGCGCAGCAGGTTTCATCTTCTTGAGGTTTTCTAAGGCTTTAATAACAATTCTGTTTCTTACCTGCTTATCCTCTAAAGTTAATCCCCTGGCTTTTTCCTCTTCTGTTAAATCCTTAGGCACAATGTCTAAAAGCAGCACATCCAAACCAGCATTGGCAAGGTGTGCCGCTATTGTGGAGCCCATAACACCTGCTCCTAAGACGGCTACTTTTCTAATAACCCTCATTTATCCAACCTCCTTCAAAAATTGTTTTCTTCAGGCCACCTGCAGGTAGCCTATTTAAAGTGATAGCTTATCCGTTTTGTTGAGAGCCAATTGAACATTTGTAACATGATCCATCTTCGGCATATAGACACTCAATAATATCCCAGTACTTTTTGTATATAACCCTTCTTTTTAATTTTAGTGTAGATGTAAGCTCGCCACCCTCGATTGAAAAATCATCCTGAAGAATTGCAAATTTCTTGATTGTTTCTACTCGTGCTAAATTTTTATTTACCTTCTCAACTTCGTTTTTTATCAACTGAAGAATTTTTTCGTTTTTTGCCAGGTCTTTGATATCAAAATACTTCAGGTGATGCTCTTTTGCATAATCGATAATCCTCTCCATGTTTAATGTTAAAAGCGCCACAATGTATGGACGTCTGTCACCATACAGACAAGCATTTGAGATGTACTCAGACATCTTAAGCATGTTCTCTATAGGCTGGGGTGCAATGTTTTTGCCGCCAGCGGTGATTATTAATTCTTTCTTTCTATCGGTTATGTAAATAAAACCTTCACTATCAATCTTTCCAATATCACCTGTCTTGAACCATCCATCATCTGAAAATGCCTCTTCTGTAGCCTCAGGCATTTTGTAATAACCTTTGGCTATTTGTGGACCTCTAAATAGTAACTCCCCATCCTCTGCTACCTTTACCTCGGTTTCATCTATTAATGTACCTACAGACCCAAACTTTAATTGTGTGGGGGTATTTACACATAAAACGGGGGAAGTTTCCGTTAAACCATATCCTTCAAATACTCTCAACCCTAAAGCCCAGAAGAAAATATTCAGGTCTTTGTCAAGAGGAGCTCCTCCAGAGACAAATCCTTTGAGTCTTTCTAACCCCATAACTTTTCTTAGTTTTTCAAATACAAGTTTATCTGCAAGGTTATACTTAAATGTAGATGGATTTTTACGCTCTATATATTTATCTTTTATGTATTGAATGCCTGTATTTATTGCCCATTGAATAAGTTTCTTTTTGGAAGGTGGCATTTCATGTATAACATTATTGATTCTTGCATGTATTTTCTCAAGAAGTCTTGGAACGGTTACTATCACTGTCGGTTTAACTTCTTTCATATTATCAGCCAGTGTATCTATACTTTCAGCAAACGCTATTACACCTCCTGTATATATTGGTAGATAGCAGCTATCGGTTTTTCCAAGTACATGGCTGAATGGTAGGAAAGTCAGGAATATTTCATCTTCCCCTAAAAAATCTTTTGCTTTAATAACAGTGTTATGAACATTAGAAATTATATTTTTATGGGTTAGTAATACCCCTTTTGGGTTACCCGTTGTGCCAGATGTATATAGTATCGTATAAATATCATCTGGTTCAATTGTATCCATAAAATCTTCTATCTCTTTCTGATCTTTTTCTGAGAGTTCTTCTGAAATCTCAGAAACCTGGAATAAAGTATAAACAGGCAAAGAACTATTACCTAAGAATCTATCATGAGCAATAACAAACTCTATAGAAGGTATTTTATCTCTGACCTGAAGGAGTTTCATGTATTGAGCCTTGTTGGAGACAAAGATAGCTTTTGCTTCAGAGTGGTTTATTATATAAGCAATCTGTTCAGGAGAATCTGTGTGATATATGGGTATTTCAATTGCACCAATATTCAAAATACCAAAATCAGCCAATACCCACATAGGTCTTGTTTCAGATAGAATTGCAACCTTGTCTTTGGGCTTTATGCCCATCTTTTTCAGACCTCTTGATACCTGAAGGGTTCGGTAATAAACCTGCCTGTAGGAGAGAGATATATATTTGCCCTCCTTTTTGTACATAATGGCCGTTTTGTCAGCATATTTCCTGGCACTTTCCCTCAGCATTTCAGGGATTGACTTAAAT from Hippea jasoniae includes these protein-coding regions:
- a CDS encoding AMP-dependent synthetase/ligase, whose product is MSDYRYPFKSIPEMLRESARKYADKTAIMYKKEGKYISLSYRQVYYRTLQVSRGLKKMGIKPKDKVAILSETRPMWVLADFGILNIGAIEIPIYHTDSPEQIAYIINHSEAKAIFVSNKAQYMKLLQVRDKIPSIEFVIAHDRFLGNSSLPVYTLFQVSEISEELSEKDQKEIEDFMDTIEPDDIYTILYTSGTTGNPKGVLLTHKNIISNVHNTVIKAKDFLGEDEIFLTFLPFSHVLGKTDSCYLPIYTGGVIAFAESIDTLADNMKEVKPTVIVTVPRLLEKIHARINNVIHEMPPSKKKLIQWAINTGIQYIKDKYIERKNPSTFKYNLADKLVFEKLRKVMGLERLKGFVSGGAPLDKDLNIFFWALGLRVFEGYGLTETSPVLCVNTPTQLKFGSVGTLIDETEVKVAEDGELLFRGPQIAKGYYKMPEATEEAFSDDGWFKTGDIGKIDSEGFIYITDRKKELIITAGGKNIAPQPIENMLKMSEYISNACLYGDRRPYIVALLTLNMERIIDYAKEHHLKYFDIKDLAKNEKILQLIKNEVEKVNKNLARVETIKKFAILQDDFSIEGGELTSTLKLKRRVIYKKYWDIIECLYAEDGSCYKCSIGSQQNG